Within the Opitutaceae bacterium TAV5 genome, the region AATGCACCCTGTGTCGGTTTTGGCGGGAAAAGTCCCTGCCATTGGTTGCGGACCGAGTCGCGGATTGCCGTGATGGCAGCGGATTCCCCCCATTCGGCGAGGGTGGCCAGTTGTGCGGTGACGGTGCGAGGCTTGTAGGCCGACAGCCGCCGTTCGCGACGGTAGGCCAGCCAGTCGGCCCAGGCGGTGCGGAATTCGTGGGTGTCGAGGGGTGGCGGAAATTCCGGCGGCGGGGGTGGGTGAGACTTTTTTGCCGAAGCCTTCGCGCCCCCCTCAGGGGGGAGGGGGGGTATTTCTTCTTCTTCTCCTTCTCCTTCCCCTTCCGCATTGGCGTTCGCTATACCGGTCGCCATTTTTTCGCCAATGCCGTCCGCTATGCCGGTCGGCATGCCGGTCGGCATCGTTTCGCCAATGGGTTCGGTATTGGCAGAGTCGCTACGCTTTCCCCATCGCGCCATTGCGCCCGCCATCCCCGCCCCTCGTGCCTGCCTCACGTGCGCCTCTTTTGAGGCAGGGTAGCCATTGACGATCACGTCATCTCCACTGACGCGCAAGAGGCGGGAGGCGGCGCGCACTTCGCGCAACGTGACCCCGCAAGACTGCTGCCATTGGCGGTCTTTCCATGCGGCAGCGCCGACAAGTATGCCGCCGCATTCGATCGTGCAGGCATACGCAATTACCGAGAGCCATGTTCCGCGCTCGGCAGGTGAGCTTCCGATGTATTCGGGCGAGCGAATGACGGTCGGGATATGCAGGTTAAGCCAGTCCATTTGATCCAAAAAAGGAACCCGTCACTCCGAGGCGTGAGAAATTGGCCGACATGATTGGCCTGCTCTCGGAGTGCGGGTTAAATTGTTGTGGTGATGATGTATTCATGTCTCGCTTCGGCTTTCTCACGGCCGCTGTCCGCAGGGGAAGGCGTTGATTCGCGTCGGAAAACTCTTGGGCGAATTGCTCGGAAAAAACCAGCTTCGCGTTATTACGGTTCTCGTTAATCCGTAATATGGCGGATAGCGGGTCACGGAAGCACCTCCTGCGTTTTCCATTGACCTTTCTCTTTCCAAAAGAGCCTGAACTTGATCCACGGATACAGACGGGCTGCTACCTTGACCTTTGCAATGCCGGCGGGCTTGTGCTGACCCTTCACCTCGTGCCCCTCGATTTCGCCAGCGCGGACGACGAGGAAATCGGGCTTGTAGACGACACCGTTTGCGAGCGGAAGAGTAGGCTCGCGGTAAATGTGATGCCAGAGGGGACGGATGCGGCCAAGGTGCTCGCGCTCCCACCCGTTGAGACCGTCGCCCGATTTTTGGCGGATGCGCGGTTTGGCGGATGGCGCGACGGTGGGCTTTATCGCCGGCGCGGCCTTGGCGGCGATTTGGCGATATGCCTCGACCTGAAACTTCGGCGAGAGGTCGGCAATGGTTACGCGGCGGCTCATTTTAGGTCGCTTCTCTCTTTGTAAATAAGAACGGGGTCATCTCGTCGTCTTTTCCTGCACTCATGTTTTATTGTGTCCGGGTCCACCGCCCCAAACACCTCTTCGCATTTCGCGCAGAGGTAGTGGCGCTTCCCGTATCCATCGACGCCCCACGTTAGTGAGATTCGGTTGTCTGCATTAGGTTTTACGTTACTCGTTTCATCTTTATCTTGATCGAGGATCATAAAGTCTCCTTTCCGGCGAACTGGCCGTCATTATTTCGGCGATACGTACGAGGCTTGGTGTGTTTAATGAACGAATCGACCCAGCCTCGGCAGTAAGCACGATGCAAAGCCTTCGGGTAGCACCTGCACAACACCACCGCACACGGGACGGCGAAACTTAATGCGCCTGCGATAAATACTATGATAGTTTCTTTCATGATTTGTCATTAGAATTTGGTTACTGATATGCGAACCTGTCTTTCCAGAATCAGGTGTTCGGAGAAATACGGACATTTTCCGACACGAATACCTTGGCTGTGGTCATGGCTGCGTCTTGGATGAGGCTCTTGAAATTAGCGTAGCCAGTCTTGGGATCGCGATACAGGCGGTGAAAAGCGTCTTCAACAATGCGGGCAAGCGCCCCGCTCGTTTCCAAAGTGGTCATGTGCTTATTTACCGTCTCGGTAACGATCTGCTCGACCAACTGGCGCACGCTTTCGCGGCTCAATCCGAGTTCATTCATCAGGACTTGCCTGACTTGATTTGCTGTTGTTTGCATGAGGTTCTCCGAACAATGCGATGCACGAAATCGCCGGTTTCGTTTTAATTGGAATCGCCGCCGTGCTTCGGCGATTCGTGATCTGTGGTGTTAGCCTCCGAATGCCCGAAGGATTTTTTCGGCTTGGGAGAGGTCGGCATCTGACGGCTCAATGTCCGTGTCTTCTTCGCGGCGTTGTCGATTTTGCCGCAGCATGAAGTCACGGACGGCATCTTGTGCGACAAGCACAATGCTGGCTGCTTCGCCGTCAGATGACTGACCAGCGAGATCTTTGCGTTGCATCCTGACGGTGCCGTCGGGCTGATCCTCAAAGTAGAGTGCGATTTTCATAGGTGTGATAGAAAAAACAGGCTAACCATGTATTGGCGGAGTCACTACGTGCTCCGCATTGGGGGTGTTCGACCCAAGAAGAGCGTTGAAATGAGCACCGTTCACAGCGGTGCCGGTCACGAGCGCGAAGGCTTGGCGCAATGTGTCGAGTCGAGATGACTTTGCGATCTGCGCAGCAATGCCAAGATTCAGGCAGGCGTGGCGGTGGTCCGCCTCGGCTTCGTGGATTTCCCGCCGCAACTTTTCGATACCGGCGAGATGATATTCGATTTCGGTTTTTGCCGTCTTCAGCATATCGCCCTCTCTGCTGTTCGGGAAAGCATACGAGCTATCTGTCTGCGCGTAGGCGTGGTGGAGATTTGGGAGAAATATTGAGTGTTTCATGGGTTAAAAAGAGGTCGAACCAGTCATCTCCCGGAACGCTCCGCGTCCGGGGCTGGGGTGTTCGCCGACTGATAACCAGCCAGCCATTGCTCCCGCAAAGCTTCGGCTGCTTGCGTGCGGACTGAGAATTCAGCAGGCGGCACCGTCACACCCTCCTTTGCGTCTCTTTCGCCAAGTTTGAATGCGCATGTGAGCATCAGTTTATACGCCTCGATCAGTTCTTCCGTGGACAACGCCGAACCATTCGCACGAGGCAACGGCCTCTTGCGGCATGGCTGGCTGTCGTTCCAGCATCCAAATTCCGGTGAGCATCCGTCGCATGTCATGGCCGTGCCTCCGTTTGGGTGTTCGGCAAAGGACGTGTGTGATGCGTGATCTCAAAAGCAGTGCAGCGGATGTAGGTCTTCCCGCAGTGGTAACAGTCCTCTTCCACATCAAATTCGGAGTAGCTCTCGCTCTCGACCTGATACGACTTGAGGCAGTAGGGACAGATCGCGAGGCAATCATCCATCTGGCTCTCGGGCATTGCCGAACCAGGCGCCGGAGCAGACGGCCCGGCTGCGTTTTCAGTTTTCGTTTTCATGATATTTTGGGCCGCTACTCGGCTAGGTGTTACGCTCACTCACGCGACTTGTCCTCAGCATCAATCGCGTCGGCCTCGCGCTCGTAAATGTCAGCTTGGATGCGGCACATTTTTGCGGCCTCACGTTTTTTTGTCGCGTCGTTCGCCGCGAAGTGTCGCTCGAATGCATCGGGAAGTGTTGCCCCGCTGCCTTGTCCGTCGAAGTAGCCGCCAACGGTCCACCATGGTTTGGTGATCCGAGGGCGGGGCCACTTGTCCGCGATGTTGGTGCCGCGCTCAATTTTGAGAGCGATTTCCACGCTGTCGCTTTCCCCGTTGGCTGCCTCGTAGGCGACCAAGATTTCGTGAAGCGCCTCAACCGCTGCGTCAAGGCGTGCTTTTTGCGTATCCGTTATTTCGATCCGATTTCTTTTGTGTTTTTTGCTCATAGGTAAAAAAATTGATGCGTAACCAAGTCTCCTCAGCCGAGCTTCGCCGGCTGATTTCCGGTGTTCAGCCATTGACAAGAAGTGCCGTGAGAACGAGGCATGCGAAGACGATACCCAGCATGGCCACCATGCCGTGCGCGACTCCGCGCTGGTATGCGACCTGCGCGGCGAGGTCGGCTGAACCGTCTGCCGGAGCCAAGCCGGCCGTTGCGTTGTTAGTTTTCATGATTTTTCAGGAGCCGGCTGGCTCGTCGTGGTGTTGGCCGGAGAGTCCTCGTCTCCGGGTTGATTGGTCCACAAGAGACCGCCTTGGCAGTCCTCGTGGAAGTAGTCTGGTGCGCGTTGCGTGCGCCACCATTGCCAGAAGTCCTCTCCGCTCTTGAAGCGGGCATGATACCGTGGTTTTCCGTCTTCGCGCGGAATGTCTTTCCACCGTTCCCAATTCGCCACGATGGCACGCTTCCAATTCCGTTCAAACGCGGGCCATCGAGCAAACTCTTTGGCCTGCATTACTGGCGTTGCCAATGGGCAACCTACGCAGCCCAAGCGCGTCCATCCCTCATCATAGAGGGAGCAATACGGCAACGCATGTTTGCGGATGAATGCCCATACCTCGTCGTCGGACCAATGCACGATTGGGCAGATGACGAGTTGCCCATTGTAGTCAGCCACTTCGTTCCACCGCCGCGCCCGGCTCGCGCTTTCTGCCTTGCGCACTCCAAACACACGCACGCGACCTTCACCGCTCCGCTCTTTGTATTCGCCACAACACCACCGCATGAGCCGAGTTGGCGGCACTTTGGCGGCGGTGGCGACGCGGTGCATCATGTTGCCGTATTTGGGCAAGTTCCATCCGACATCAGGGTGATGTTGCCGGATGTAACGGACCAACTCGGGCGGATCTATCGTGGTCTGGTTGTAGTGAGCATCGAAACGCACGCCCGCGAGCTTGAGCAGGTGTTTGACGACGATGGAGTCTTTGCCGCCAGAGAATGCGAGGTAATAGCCTTCGTCCGGCTCCCACTCACGGAGCAGGGCGAGCGCGGTTGCCTCACGCTCATCCAGCGTCGCCGGTGCAAACCCGTCCAACCAAACGGTCGAAACAATGCCTTCGCGTTGCTCAGTCATGTTTCACCTCGGTGTTACGCTTCGTCCTCCTCAAGCGGTGGGAGCGCGTCATAGCACTCTTGGCACAGCGGAACGCCTTCGCTGTCGAAGTGAGTCGAAGGCTTGCCGCATCCCTCGCACATACGTTCGCTGGCATGAGTTGCCGCGCTAGCACGTTGCGGGCGGTCGATTTCTCCGGCGATCAGAGTCCCGGCCTTGGTTTCCAGGTGGCGGATTCGCTCCTCCTGCGAGAGGAGTACGGTGACGGCATCGGCAAGCAGCAGATGCAGGAATGCGATTTCGTCCGTGGGACAAAACCCGACTTGCGGATCGTCCCACATGTCCTGGCGCTTCCAGTTTTCGAGGAGGAGATAGCGCTCCAACAGGTAAGGCATTGTCTCGCCGGCCTGCTTGGAGAGCAAAGGCCAAAGCGGAGATTGTTCCGCTCGTGTGGTGATGTTTTCGGTTTTGTAATCCATATAAAATACAGGCTAACCGTTCGACTCGTGCGAGGCTTTATCCGTACCGTCAGCAGTGCTAGACGGACGACGCTTAATCGTGGGCAGTTCGCGCCAGTAATCGGGTGGCGTGCGTGGACTGACATCCGATCCACTGAGGCGCCAACCGCGTGACAATCCCCACCAAACAGCCACTCGTAAGGTTTCCTCGCCATTGCGCTTGATCCAACCCACCAGCACGGGCTTGCCACGGTCCGGGATCACTTCATCCGCGGGATACCACTGGTTTTCGTATCGAAACTGATTGAGTTCGGATTCGAGAGACTTGATCGGGACATGCTCGTCAATCATGCGCGCCGTCTTCTGGACCAAGTATTCATGCGCGGCGTATCTGGTGTCGATTCCCCGGAGGAAATCGACGAGCTTTTGTGCGAGTGGTGGTATCGTGTCGTTCATTTATGTGTCCTTTCTTTCATCCGCCTGAATCTCCCCGATAACCTGCTTGCAGTAGGCGATAAGGCCGCGTCGCAGGTGGCACTTCTGGTAGTGCGCGCAAAAGCCCCAAATCCACGGGTTGGCGTCCGAGCATTGCCACAACCAGGCAGTCAGCGTTCCGGATGGGTTATGCGCCTTTCCGTCCAAATCCTCACAGTAGTTGTCGCGTAAGTACGTCCGGATGATTTCAGCGAGCGTTTCGTAGTTTTCTTCAAATACGTTCCAGTTCCGCCGGGCATCACGCAAACACTCGCCGGACCAACGCAGCGCGCATTCCTCGGCGTATGCCTTGCGGTCGCGCCTGACAGGAGAGTTCACCGGCGCGGGCGCAGGCGGGACGCCGGGGAGAGCGATTGTCAGTTGCCCGGTGCTCGCCGCTTTCATGCACCATTCTTTGGATACGTGGAATTTCATGTCAACGCATGGACTCCGGCAGTTTTTCTCGGGGCAACCACACGACCAGGCCGACGTGATCGGGCTTGCCTCCGAGAACGGCGCATTTCGCCAGTTGCGATGCTTTCCCCTTGCTGGTCGCAAAGGTGATTTCACCGTCGTTTTTCTTCTGCACGACGCGCACAAGAGATTGCTCAAGATTTTGCATCTGGATACATTCGTCGCCGACGTGTTGAATTAGTTCTGACAGTTTCATGCTTGCACCTCCGGCCTTCCGTTGTGCTCCACGCCGTCGAGGAGGCGCCCGGCGGCTTTCTTGCCGACGCGCACCATGACCGCGCCGCCATTTGTCCGGTCGCTGTGGTAGCAGTGGACAGAGCCATCAGGCGCGACAATGAAGGCGGGCGGGCTACTAGCACGGCCCTTGCTTGTATCATATTCCTCACCGGGTAGCGGTTCGCGCCACTCGCCCTGTTGCTTGAAGAAGAACGGTACGTTGGCGGCAGCGCACTGGTCGCGCAAAGAGCGAGCCCATGCCGGGTGCATCGGGCGTGCGTGCGGTCCGCTCTCGCCACCGCAGATCACCCAATGGATACCGCGGCGCATGAGAGGGAGTCCGTCCTGTATCCCGTATTGCACCAAGTCAGACGGGCGCGATGTCCACTCCTCGCCGCCTGATGGGTCGTGCAGGTGGTTGTATAGATCCACCGGGCCGAGCATCGGCTCGACGCTGAGGAAGCGCACGCGGGCGGGAATCTTGAGCAACTCCGGAATGCGCTTGTCGGCCATGTCCTGGTTCTCGACCGTCGTGCCGATCCAGACGTTGGCAGGGGGTATGCCGCCGCGCAGCCAGTCGAAGGCCATCCCCCATGTGTCAGACCAGCCTGCTTCCGACATGCCCCTCTTCCCCGCAAGCCCGCAAGCCTGCCCGATACGCTTTTCCCACAACTCCGGCCTCTTCGTGAGCAGCTGCCAGTCGAGATGCTGAGTGCGGCGTATCAGGTCGAGCAGGTCAGTCAGCCACTCGACCGGCACCTCCGGATCGAGCCAGTCGGCGAGTGAGGCACAAAAGACGCGAGGGCGACGCGGAGCGTCAAGATGCCCTCCGTCTGGCCCAAAAGCCATCTTGAGTTCAGACGTCATGGCTTCCGCAAATCTAGCCGCCTCGCGATCCCATCTGAGCACCTGCCGCCAGTTGGCCTCGCTCGTGCGTTTGCGCGGCTTGCCTTTGCCGAAGCCCGCCGGCGTCCAGTGCCGGAATGCATCCTGTGCGGCAGCGTAGCAGTGTGCGCAGCCGGGACTGACTTTTGTGCAGCCAATCCACGGGTTAAAGGTGTGGTCGCACCATTCGATTTTTGTATATTCAGCCATTGGTTGTATCCTTTTTTTCGATTTTCATCCGCTTGATAAATTCATCAGGGAAAAGCACTTCGCGCTTGCTGACCGGCGCATCACTCCACCTGTCCGTGATCTCGTCGCCGTATTGGTCTGTGGTTGCGCCGCGCGGCTGGGCTTCGTCGGGCAACTCGACCTCGCATCCGCCCTCATCGCGCACGTATTGGTTCTCGGCGCGCCAGCACTCGGGGTGCTGGTAGTCATGAAAGAAGTCGCCTTCCCATTTCCCCGCGACGGAGACGGCTGCGCTCCCGATCTCGATGCGCTTGCCGCACCAGCGACACCGATGGACGCGGCGGGTTTTGGCAATGGGCGTTGTGCTGGAAAAGCTCATTGGTTTTTCCCTTCGTATGTATCCAAAAGTTCGAGCAGTTGTGTGTATGTGATCATTACAAGCTCCTCTCCGTCGCCGCCCGACTGGTCGCGCGCACTCTCGCGGATGGCTTTCAGCGTCTCGGGGTGCATCCGGTAGCGGCGACTCGCGGGCGGGAGCATCCGGAGCGCATGCACGGCGTCGTCCATGTGCCCGAGTTGCACGAGATGGTGGATGCGCAGGACTCTTTTTGTGTCAGGCATGTCGATCACCTGCCCATGCATGAGGCGGTTGACCTCGTCGATGTGCTTGAGAGTCACGCGGCGGTTGTCATGCGGAATTGTTACGCGGTCGGTCATAGCCCGTTTTCCTCCGCTCTGAGGTCGCGCATGTATTCATCCATCGCCTTCTTGTAGTCGTAGCTTGGGCGGAAATGGATTTCCTCGATCTGGCCATCAAAGCCTTCTGCATCGAACACGCGGGTTGGCCCCTGGTAGATAGCCGCGAGCGTGCAGGCCGGGCAAAAGTCTGCCGCTTTTTCAACTTCCTTGACCCTCTCGGCCTCGTTACTCGCATCGACGCCTTCAAGCAGCGCAACCAACTCCGGGCGCGGCCACTGCGACTGGCAAATTGAGCAACGGCGCTCAGGATTTTTGAAGCATCGCGCCTCGTGATCGCGGATCGCGTCGGCCCGGCAACCGCTTTTGCCGCAATGCTCGCATTTGTAGCGCCAGCATTTATATTTCTTCATGCTTCGGCCCTCCATGCGAACGGCAACGGCTCCGGAAGCACCCAAAGGTGCCGGATGTTCGCCACGTTTACCACGTCTCTGTCGGGTGGAAAAATCTCGACGGCCTGCCGGTCGCCGAAGCCCACTGCTGCCTTGATCCGCTGCAACTCATCCCAGGTGATGCCGTCGCGCCATCTGCCGTCGCGGTCGATGTCGGTGCGGTTGACCGACAGCCGGACAACGCCACCCGTCTCGGCGAATGCTTGCACGAGGTAGTGCCGGTTGCGATACGCAGTGATCATGTTCGACTGTTTTAGCGGCCATTCCGATCGCGGGATCACCACGAAATCCAGGCCATATCTCGCGTTCTCCGATTTGAGCGCGGAGCGTTTTATGCGGAGGTCCGGGCTCATGCTGTAATCCTCCTAAACTCGTACCGGAAAACCCACGGATTTGGGCATACGTAGCAGGGTTTACCTCGATTGATGCGTATCTCAGCTACTCCGTCGAATGGATAGCTGACGTAATGCGCAGGCTTCCCGTCTTCCCCAAGGACAGGCTCCGGCTTGGCGTTGATACTGTTCCACAGGACGCGAAAAGCCTCAATCGGAGACTCCTCCCATTCGGCGTCAGAAAAACCTCGATACACAGTCGGCTCGGGGACGTGTGGCAAATGCGGTTCGTCTCCCCACCCCGTGAAATTCTCTTCTTGAAGCCCCTCGCGGATCGCATCCGCATCCCTGATGTGCTGCAACCGCTCGGCGTGAACGCTGACAATTTCCAGTATCGGCATGAGCCCGCGCAGGTGGTCCGGGAGGAAGCGACCGGGGCGGGATTTGCCTAGGTATTCCGACTTCGGCTCGCCCATGCCAGAATGCCAGAAGTCGGCGAACGGATGGGTTGCCTCTTCCAGCGTGATCTCCCTCGGCTTGAGGTGGTCAAACCCCTTGCTTACCGCCCACGTCGCGAGCATGGCGACGCGCTCGCCGGGACGATATGCGGACCGGATGTCACACCAGCGGTTATCCTCCGACAACTGCCGGGCGAAAAATTCGCCTGCCAAATGACGAATGATGCCGCCGCCCTCTGGCTGCGGATTGATGATCCGCCGCGTGACCGTCTTGCGGCCCTGCATCACGGCGACCGCCATCGGGGGAGAAAATGGCATCCCTTTCACTGTGCACCCCCTTCCGTCAGCTTGGCCTTTGCCTTCTTCCGCTCCTCTTCGCCGATGCTGTAAAGCTGGAAGAAGTCATCGATCGCAGCCGTCTCGCCGCCGTAGTAACGCTTCGCGGCTTCTTCGAGATGCTCATACATCTGGCCGCGCATGTAACGCAGCCCCTTGTTCTCGCGGCGCTTCGTAGCCAAGACGCCCTCCCCACTTACCACGAATCCCTTGCGGTCAGGTGCAAAAATTACCGTGCTCATTGTAGTGCCTCCATCATTTCGACCTTCCGGTTGTGTTCATTTCGCAGGAGCCAAGTACGAAATGATTCGCCCGTGTCCTGCCTTAGAAATTGCTGATAACGTTCTGCCGAGCGACTCCGCTTCGGCGGCTTCGGTGACTGCAACGCCACCGCGTCAATGCCTGCCTGCGTTACCGAGAAACCGTGGTCGCCGCCGTAAATTTCCCTCGCGCCGTGATCGATCATCAGTCCGGCGTCCGC harbors:
- a CDS encoding phosphoadenosine phosphosulfate reductase yields the protein MTEQREGIVSTVWLDGFAPATLDEREATALALLREWEPDEGYYLAFSGGKDSIVVKHLLKLAGVRFDAHYNQTTIDPPELVRYIRQHHPDVGWNLPKYGNMMHRVATAAKVPPTRLMRWCCGEYKERSGEGRVRVFGVRKAESASRARRWNEVADYNGQLVICPIVHWSDDEVWAFIRKHALPYCSLYDEGWTRLGCVGCPLATPVMQAKEFARWPAFERNWKRAIVANWERWKDIPREDGKPRYHARFKSGEDFWQWWRTQRAPDYFHEDCQGGLLWTNQPGDEDSPANTTTSQPAPEKS